A stretch of Cherax quadricarinatus isolate ZL_2023a unplaced genomic scaffold, ASM3850222v1 Contig171, whole genome shotgun sequence DNA encodes these proteins:
- the MED20 gene encoding mediator of RNA polymerase II transcription subunit 20 isoform X3 has product MFTVDCDTYYTTAHAGVAGGGVRKMHIVHNSETPTTTYAILDTGTKQVTLSADFLFDLLLSRLDHMYQSKKNLKIESKGAKYELGDFLVKIGTVSMSGHYKGILVEVEYLPCVSPALCWSLIREFMQSFMGSCVKPTPPNYLQAHYQDIHTPQDTVQQYVEKFNEIREGQQAYSGGQPTGAGL; this is encoded by the exons gtgttgcaggtggtggtgtacgCAAGATGCATATTGTTCACAACAGTGAGACGCCAACCACCACCTACGCTATCCTAGACACCGGTACTAAACAG GTGACACTGTCAGCAGATTTCCTCTTCGACTTACTGCTGAGCAGACTGGACCACATGTACCAGTCCAAGAAGAACTTGAAGATTGAGTCCAAAGGCGCTAAGTACGAACTGGGGGACTTCCTAGTCAAGATTGGCACTGTCTCCATGAGTGGCCACTACAAGGGTATCCTGGTGGAG GTGGAGTACCTACCGTGTGTGTCACCTGCTCTCTGTTGGTCCCTAATTAGGGAGTTCATGCAGTCGTTTATGGGCTCCTGTGTCAAGCCTACGCCACCTAATTACCTTCAG GCTCACTATcaagacatacacacaccacaagaTACAGTCCAGCAGTATGTggagaaatttaatgaaattcgTGAAGGCCAGCAGGCCTATAGTGGTGGCCAGCCTACTGGAGCAGGCCTATAA